One Natrinema marinum genomic window carries:
- the folP gene encoding dihydropteroate synthase: protein MEYHEAADFLFDLRRFRPKPGTESTARLLAHLENPHAGVDFVQIAGSNGKGSTARMLERTLREAGYSVGLYTSPHLEDLRERVRVDGRKIPRGAVREYVDAVREYITERAADGESPTFFETMTAMALWQFGREDVDIAVLEVGIGGKYDATSVVDPVASAVTSVTLEHTGILGDTVEEIARDKAHVAPDGAPLVTGATGDALASVREVAGDAITVGTATDTAEASEADGTDDTRSRPDVRVAYRGRTNHTEAAVEIAADDWSLETRIPLLGEHQATNAGIAAALARQVGGVSDADLERGLRSAHWPGRFEVMDTEPLVVLDGAHNPGACEGLAETLETYEYDDLHLVFGAMHDKAHRAMAAALPTADTVVTTEPTLDRAEDRAVLAEAFADAGAGTVQTEAAVQDALATALEAAGDDDCVLVTGSLFAVAEARSRWTRTDVPKRVRDLADARDALAEANVTPGDVERLDGDAVHRVVRTALRDRQATVLKEELLRLGGECALSGLERDDEAVDAVLMGTLAQFEALVEALETRSRPHGLTDVARELRDTLELEAGIGDEPATDSGASAAGGSAAARSSSPSAANGYPWTDGTAVMGILNVTPDSFHDGGQYDALEDAVARAEEMVAAGADVIDVGGESTRPGADPVSVEEELERVVPVIERLADLDALLSVDTRRAAVADAALAAGADIVNDVSGLEDPEMRFVAADHDAGLVVMHSIDAPVVPDREIEYDDVVADVIDQLSERVLLAEKAGLDREQIVVDPGIGFGKSASENFEILDRIDEFHALGCPVLFGHSHKSMFAKIGREAGDRLEATVAATALAADRGADIVRVHDAAENVAAVRTALAARDPERFDWSR from the coding sequence ATGGAGTATCACGAGGCGGCGGACTTTTTATTCGATCTCCGGCGGTTCCGCCCGAAGCCGGGCACCGAGTCGACGGCCCGGCTGCTGGCCCACCTCGAGAACCCACACGCCGGCGTCGATTTCGTTCAGATCGCCGGCTCCAACGGGAAGGGGAGCACGGCGCGCATGCTCGAGCGGACCCTGCGGGAAGCCGGCTACTCCGTCGGCCTCTACACCTCGCCCCACCTCGAAGATCTCCGCGAGCGGGTTCGGGTCGACGGGCGGAAGATCCCCCGCGGGGCCGTCCGCGAGTACGTCGATGCCGTTCGCGAGTATATCACGGAACGGGCAGCCGACGGCGAATCCCCGACCTTCTTCGAGACGATGACCGCGATGGCGCTGTGGCAGTTCGGCCGCGAGGATGTCGATATCGCCGTTCTCGAGGTCGGTATCGGCGGGAAGTACGACGCCACGAGCGTCGTCGACCCCGTAGCGAGCGCGGTGACGAGCGTCACCCTGGAGCACACGGGCATCCTCGGCGACACCGTCGAAGAGATCGCCCGCGATAAGGCCCATGTCGCTCCCGATGGCGCACCGCTGGTGACCGGCGCGACCGGCGACGCGCTCGCGTCGGTCCGCGAGGTGGCCGGCGACGCGATAACGGTCGGGACGGCGACGGACACGGCCGAGGCGAGCGAGGCCGACGGAACCGACGACACACGGTCACGGCCGGACGTCCGCGTCGCCTACCGCGGGCGGACGAACCACACCGAGGCCGCGGTCGAGATCGCGGCCGACGACTGGTCCCTCGAGACGCGGATTCCGTTGCTCGGCGAGCATCAGGCCACGAACGCCGGTATCGCCGCAGCGCTCGCCCGGCAGGTCGGCGGCGTCTCCGATGCCGACCTCGAGCGCGGGCTGCGAAGCGCCCACTGGCCGGGCCGGTTCGAGGTGATGGACACCGAGCCGCTGGTCGTCTTGGACGGCGCGCACAACCCGGGGGCCTGCGAGGGACTCGCCGAGACGCTCGAGACGTACGAGTACGACGACCTCCACCTCGTCTTCGGCGCGATGCACGACAAGGCTCACCGCGCGATGGCCGCCGCGCTGCCGACGGCGGACACGGTCGTGACCACCGAACCGACGCTCGACCGCGCCGAGGACCGAGCCGTCCTCGCCGAGGCGTTCGCCGACGCCGGGGCCGGGACGGTCCAAACCGAGGCCGCAGTGCAGGACGCCCTCGCAACGGCCCTCGAGGCCGCCGGAGACGACGACTGCGTCCTCGTCACCGGCTCGCTGTTCGCGGTCGCGGAAGCCCGCTCACGGTGGACCCGCACCGACGTACCCAAGCGCGTCCGCGATCTGGCCGACGCCCGCGACGCGCTCGCGGAGGCGAACGTCACCCCCGGCGACGTCGAACGACTCGACGGCGACGCCGTCCACCGCGTCGTCCGGACGGCGCTCCGGGATCGACAGGCGACCGTCCTGAAGGAGGAACTGCTACGACTTGGCGGGGAGTGCGCCCTCTCCGGCCTCGAGCGCGACGACGAGGCCGTCGACGCCGTCCTGATGGGGACGCTCGCGCAGTTCGAGGCCCTCGTCGAGGCCCTCGAGACCCGTTCCCGACCACACGGGCTGACGGACGTGGCTCGCGAGTTGCGCGACACGCTCGAACTCGAGGCCGGCATCGGCGACGAGCCGGCGACCGACAGCGGAGCCTCAGCGGCGGGCGGCAGTGCCGCGGCTCGCTCGTCCAGCCCGTCGGCCGCGAACGGCTACCCGTGGACCGACGGGACGGCCGTGATGGGTATCCTGAACGTCACGCCCGACAGCTTCCACGACGGCGGTCAGTACGACGCCCTCGAGGACGCCGTCGCCCGCGCCGAGGAGATGGTCGCGGCCGGCGCGGACGTGATCGACGTCGGCGGGGAATCCACGCGGCCGGGTGCGGACCCCGTCTCGGTCGAGGAGGAACTCGAGCGGGTCGTCCCCGTGATCGAACGGCTCGCCGACCTGGACGCGCTGCTCTCGGTCGACACCCGCCGGGCCGCCGTCGCCGACGCGGCGCTCGCGGCCGGCGCGGACATCGTCAACGATGTCTCGGGGCTCGAGGACCCCGAAATGCGCTTCGTCGCCGCCGACCACGACGCGGGGCTGGTCGTGATGCACAGCATCGACGCGCCGGTCGTCCCCGACCGCGAGATCGAGTACGACGACGTCGTCGCGGACGTGATCGATCAACTCTCCGAACGAGTGTTGCTGGCCGAGAAGGCCGGCCTCGACCGCGAGCAGATCGTCGTCGACCCAGGCATCGGCTTCGGCAAATCGGCGAGCGAGAACTTCGAGATCCTCGATCGGATCGACGAGTTCCACGCGCTGGGCTGTCCCGTCCTCTTCGGGCACTCCCACAAGTCCATGTTCGCGAAGATCGGTCGCGAGGCCGGCGACCGACTCGAGGCGACCGTCGCGGCCACCGCGCTGGCGGCCGACCGCGGGGCCGACATCGTTCGTGTCCACGATGCGGCCGAGAACGTCGCCGCGGTCCGGACGGCGCTCGCGGCGCGCGACCCGGAGCGGTTCGACTGGAGCCGGTGA